Part of the Ananas comosus cultivar F153 unplaced genomic scaffold, ASM154086v1, whole genome shotgun sequence genome, CTGAATCTTAAAAggaaatatataataagcaaaGAACTCACCCCGCTGATTTTAACAAGCTCGCCAACCGGGAGGCTACCCCGACCGACGCTCGAATCCGGGAAGCGGCGAAAGAACCCCTCCGCCTCCCTCGCTCTGCTCCACCAATTCCAGACCCCTACCACCCCGACCGCCGCGGCCACCGCCGAAGCCGCCGCCAGCACCTCCAGCCTCCGCGCCGACACGAGGACGAACACCCCGATCCCGATtccggcggcgacggcggcagccGCCAGAAAGCAGCACCAGATCGGAATCCCCGACGCGAACTCGCTCTTCTGCGGCCCGGCCGGCGGATTCCTGGTGCTCGgctccggcgacggcggcggcgagggacgAGGGGGGCCGACGACGAGGCCGGACTGCGGGAGACGGGGGGAGGAggccgccggcggcggcggcggggggcggAGATGGGGGGAGGAATGCGGGGAGGGGAACATGCGGGCGAGGTCGCCGGAGAGGGGACCGTCGCCGCCGGTGTACGGGGCGAGCGAGGAGGAATGCGAGGAGGGGAACATGCGGGCGAGGTCGCCGGAGAGGGGGATGTGGTcggtggaggagagggagaagtCCGGCGGCGCtcgcggggcggcggcggcggcgacggaggaAGGGGGCCCGAGACGTAGAGGCCGCTCCCGAGCTGATGCATCGTCACTCACCACCTGACCTGACGAACTGGAGAGTGGAAAGAACTTACGTACGTTAATGATGGGAGAAGAAGACGACACACAATTTGCGCAGGGCTCCTATGAAGTAGCGGCCTAGCGAGTAATAGAACCCTCGcgggacttttttttttttcaaattaaaataaaatttaatttgtataataGCGTTTAAAAACAAGATATTTGTACGATATAatgtgtttttttgtttttttttttttttttttttgccgtgagattttaaaaaaatgattaaattaaattacGGTCTTTGAAAAAGACAAGTTACAATTATTCATTTTcctcataatattttttacaaagCAAGTGAATATATTTCACGTTAGCTTGAACAAGCAGACGAGAAAGAAGATGAATCATTCAATCGTTTGTTGTAAAAAATGTTTTACAAGCACGGTGAATTCAAGTTTACCGTTCTttataaaaattagtaaattaattctGTTTTTCAGGAAAAAATATTACCATGGTTCCTGAATatggcaaaaaaatttaatttgccaaatttttttttataaaattattatcataattaaaaattttgatagagatattttgaaaaaaagttcCGCGGACTGCACTAGATatgcttatttattttatattatcctTTTCCatttactattaaaaaaaattatatattaacaaatttttattttaccaatcTGCACatacattaattatatattattaatttttataaaagtaaCATCGTCCATGGTTTAGAGAGATAGAAGCACATTTGGAAAGTATTTGAGccttttttgaaaagaaaaataatattaaaattaaaataatattaaaataatagttaaaaataatttggtagcatatttttttactgaAGTTTAGTTAGCAATTCATTTTACTTTTTCAGTATCACAATCTTTTCATAAAATTGAAGTACGTTTtctggattttatttttcaaaaatacttaGTATCTTTTATTTGATATCATAGTCTAGTTCACAATATAATATTATTCGTTCATTCGTTAAAAAGTAATTCTATAGTCAAGATATTACATTCCAAGTCGAAAATATAATTGGCTCACTCCTAATTATtttatcatataaaatttttagccACAGTTGGTTAGGGGTtagtaaaaatttgttattttcagGAATAGAAGTTAAGTTCCACAGCATTAAGATAGGGTTAGAGTAATTTGTGTTTGGTTAGGGAGAATTGCCTTTGAGTCCCATCGATTATAGATAAAGTATTATTAGTGGTAAGTGGATAGAAGAGATAGtaagtaaaatagtattttgttgGTTGGATATTAGGGTGGGGGCCGCCAATATTTATCCGCCGAAATACCCAATTTGGGATGGGGTTTAAAGTTCACCGCCAACCCACCAAATTTTAGGTATTTTAAATAACTTCGCGATTAAAGCGAGTTTATTCATCCATTAACCCGAACCAAAACGGATGCTAATATATTTAAATCGTCCACTGTGCAAGTTGCGCTAAAAAgcttaataatttaatattcgAGGgctctcaaatttgaattcttatTGATTCAGCAATTTGcagataatttttatttttaaataaacggaagcgggtagcatactatcttcctctctatcaaaaaaaaaaaaaaaaaaaaaaaaaaaaaaaaaaactctttataTATTGAGTAGGATTTTCCGAGATAACTTCAAAAATTGGGCCTTAAGTATAGTGAAGTAAAGTACAATAACACCTAAAATTTACtcataataaagtaattagttACATAATTGAGTCGGTGCAGCTTAGGCTTAACGAAAGGGTCCCCAATTATCTCCCCCCCGTGTTTGATAGGAGGTTTCGTACGTTGGTGGAGTGGGCACGTGGGAGGCGGCAATGGAGGGGCTTCGCGATCGCGAGGGACGTGGGATCGAAGCGATTATTAGGATTGATTTTCAGGCCGACGATGAGATCGGGGCCGTTGATCTGTATGCAGCCGTGTCACGTGGCAAAAGTACGCGAATGTGCAGTGGTAGATACGTGGGCCCGGTGACGTggtggcgacggcgacggcgacggcgacgacgacacTTCGCAGGTGCGCCACCGCCCCCTTCGACGGAGAAATCATCGCTTCTGTACCCGTACGTCTTGAGGACCAGAATATTCATTAGACCAAAAATATATCACTATCTTATtcgatttatctttttttttattttaatttactaaatagtataattttcgttcaaatagtataatttttatctaaatttttttattttaagaagtataaattttttcttaaacaGTGCAACGTTCTTCTAAAATCGTCCAACATTAttctaaaatagtgtaacattcatcattttttttttctctgattcTTCATTTCTCttgtataaaaattatttttttcatattttattttttattctttttattttttattttttcttttctgcatatttttttttcggcTCTGCTCTAATCTGCACTTGCTCTGAGTCCTCCTTCTCTGGCACCAATGTCGGTGCCTGCGCCGGCGAAGGTAGAAGAAGAGAATGCAGCGCTGTCCTCGTTGCTGTTGTGGTGGATCACGGAGGTGGAGAGGGggtttgaagagaaaaaaaatgagagaaaaaaagaagaggaagatgacaTGATACTGCCCTCTTTACTATTGTAAAGAGTCGGCGAGGCGGTGGAGTAGGATTGgagagaaggaaaataaataaataaataaataaaaagagggTCGAGGCACGGCTTCGACaaggttggaggcgaggaaagCTAAGGGAGGGTGCGCGGGTGAGAGCGAGCAGGACAGAGGCGAGCCGGGccacctccgcctctgcctccgcttcCACCGCCCTCtttggagagaaagaaaaaaagagaactatagaggaaaaaaaaaaaaaaaagcccagtGAGTTAGAAAAGAAACATAAGGGTATCTTGGTCATTGTTTTTAAAATCGCCTAAATCTGCAAAACATTTAAATAGACCGGcctatctttttttcaaaatctcaaaactaataattcTTTTAATGCAAGTTGGCCTTAATTAAATATAGTTCGTCATTTAAATAGCAATCCATAGAGCCTGACTTATGTTTTAAAGTCTACTTTTATATGGTAGATGATTGTCGTTCGGGTCATCGATTTCTATTTAGCActtaatctaaactatttaaagaatatttagaAGTCTTTGAAATTCAACTCCagttttaacaaaattaataaaaataattatataccacactacaaattttaaatcaaacgattgatttatttttagatagTATAGTGAAAGAAtaattctaattcaaaatttatatatttgaatatttttagacGTTAAACTGTTAAATACTCTATTCGACCAATTGTAAAATCTGTTGACCTTTCGATCAGCTTCAAATCACTATTAAATGATATTAGAAAAGCTAatagaaatttattatttaacataCTTCAAATCTTCTATATCAACATCTAATAGAAGTAATCGTCAANNNNNNNNNNNNNNNNNNNNNNNNNNNNNNNNNNNNNNNNNNNNNNNNNNNNNNNNNNNNNNNNNNNNNNNNNNNNNNNNttttttttttttttattttagagataggtagcacgttacccgcttcgtttatttcatttagaaataaacttagctgaaaatgtaaatcaactaggattcgaactcgggtctcggataccaaccaccaaactctttaccacttgctctacgGACAGTTGATGGCACATcaagtattaaatatatttttgagtgTGTTTTGTTTTTAGAGTGATTTTTGTGTAACATGGTCTTAAAGCTAATTTTAAACTTCTGTGATTAGGTAAGATCATGAATTTTGCATCCGTTTCAATGGATTAAATACTGATATTTACTTGTCAATTGCATGTGTTACAAGTATCCTGCATGCAAGGGTAGCATCATTTGAGTTATTCCTATGCCtattttttgttagatttatttttttggataacATCAACAGTTTATATAAGCTACATTTTGGGGAAGCTCTAGAGAAGGTCGCTGTTGAAATTCTGTTAAAACAGCAATCCTTAAGGTGAAAATGGTGGAATTTAGAGTAATTTGAAGGTTAAAGTGCAAATTCGAGCTTCCCTGTGAAAGGGGGAGTGAAAAAGCTTCTTAGGAGGCGAATACCAGCTATTTATACTGAGGTGAAAGGGTGAAATAAGCCTCAAGAACAAGAGCGGTTAACCTGCTATCCTGCAGGAACGGGCACTTTCGGGGGCCCAAAACCGtgttctgggcgtccgaatcCTCCAGGCTACACAAAGCTCCCACTTCAGTTCCTCCACCTGAGGTCTGCTGTGCCCATAACGTgatccggcggacctcacctagcACCATACACGTGTCAGCACAATCGATATTCCCAATGTGAAcattcggacccacttctgggcacCCGGAATATAGGATCCGAATTGACTTTCAGTTTCAGTTAATTTCAgcactcagttctgggcgacctaaaCCAGATTCTAAGCGCCCGAAActagcaaaactccagttttgcttatttgagtgcgtcaAGTCCATTTCTgtatccatttcgtgcagaaacgactccgactcagtccgacactcttcagatgtgtcgaccagtcactaatactgtag contains:
- the LOC109704343 gene encoding allergen Asp f 7 homolog, with protein sequence MISPSKGAVAHLRSVVVAVAVAVATTSPGPRIYHCTFASSGQVVSDDASARERPLRLGPPSSVAAAAAPRAPPDFSLSSTDHIPLSGDLARMFPSSHSSSLAPYTGGDGPLSGDLARMFPSPHSSPHLRPPPPPPAASSPRLPQSGLVVGPPRPSPPPSPEPSTRNPPAGPQKSEFASGIPIWCCFLAAAAVAAGIGIGVFVLVSARRLEVLAAASAVAAAVGVVGVWNWWSRAREAEGFFRRFPDSSVGRGSLPVGELVKISG